One genomic window of Polaromonas sp. SP1 includes the following:
- the msrA gene encoding peptide-methionine (S)-S-oxide reductase MsrA: MSSSQTITLGGGCFWCTEAVYVKVRGVTDVESGYSNGQAARPSYEEVCSGRTGSNEVVKLTYDPAEITLKEILEIFFVIHDPTSLNRQGNDAGTQYRSGIYYSTPEQKEVIDGFIRDVSQDKTFGKPIVTEVLPLQNYWPAEDYHQDYFENNPNQGYCAFVVGPKVDKFRKTFASRVKD, from the coding sequence ATGTCCTCATCCCAAACCATCACCCTCGGCGGCGGCTGCTTCTGGTGCACCGAAGCCGTTTACGTCAAGGTGCGCGGCGTCACCGACGTCGAGTCCGGCTACAGCAACGGCCAGGCCGCGCGGCCCAGCTATGAAGAGGTGTGCTCGGGCCGCACCGGCAGCAATGAAGTGGTCAAGCTCACCTACGACCCGGCCGAGATCACGCTCAAGGAAATCCTGGAGATTTTTTTCGTCATCCACGACCCGACCAGCCTGAACCGCCAGGGCAACGACGCCGGCACGCAATACCGCAGCGGCATCTATTACTCAACGCCCGAGCAAAAAGAAGTCATCGACGGCTTCATCCGCGACGTCAGCCAGGACAAGACCTTCGGCAAGCCCATCGTGACCGAGGTGCTGCCGCTGCAAAACTACTGGCCCGCCGAGGACTACCACCAGGACTACTTTGAGAACAACCCCAACCAGGGTTACTGCGCGTTTGTGGTCGGCCCCAAGGTCGATAAATTCCGCAAGACGTTTGCGTCGAGGGTGAAGGACTGA
- a CDS encoding succinylglutamate desuccinylase/aspartoacylase family protein, giving the protein MTQNHPTHLRSHTFHGLAPGPRLLVTGAVHGNETCGTQAIAQLLEEIDKGQLGIERGTVTFVPITNPLAYQLKQRMGDRNLNRNMAPSAIPQDFEDRIANVLCPLLDAHDVLLDLHSFHTGGAPFVMIGPQNNHGPLEPFAHAVEEMQLALHTGPHRIVEGWLDTYSRGVKRRAEAASASTASDRAQTLVTDPNYGVGTTEYMRSRGGYGVTLECGQHDDPQAVQVARHAILQTLGLLGLIAQPPAPEPAEREILRLVDVMDKGHAGDTFSREWRSFDAVKRGEVIGTRHGGEAVTAPADGFVVFPNPRGEVGQEWFYFAQRRV; this is encoded by the coding sequence ATGACACAAAACCACCCCACCCACCTGCGCAGCCACACCTTCCACGGCCTGGCGCCCGGCCCGCGTTTGCTCGTCACCGGCGCCGTGCACGGCAACGAAACCTGCGGCACGCAGGCCATCGCCCAACTGCTGGAAGAGATAGACAAAGGCCAGCTCGGCATCGAGCGCGGCACGGTGACGTTTGTACCCATCACCAATCCACTGGCCTACCAGCTCAAGCAGCGCATGGGGGACCGCAATCTCAACCGCAACATGGCACCCAGTGCGATCCCGCAGGATTTTGAGGACCGCATTGCCAATGTGTTGTGCCCGCTGCTGGATGCGCATGATGTTCTGCTGGACCTGCACTCCTTTCACACCGGCGGCGCGCCGTTTGTGATGATCGGCCCGCAAAACAACCACGGCCCGCTGGAGCCCTTTGCCCATGCGGTCGAGGAAATGCAGCTGGCGCTGCACACCGGGCCGCACCGCATCGTCGAAGGCTGGCTGGACACCTATTCGCGCGGCGTGAAACGGCGCGCGGAAGCTGCAAGCGCTTCAACGGCGAGCGACCGGGCGCAAACGCTGGTGACCGACCCGAACTACGGTGTTGGCACGACCGAATACATGCGCTCTCGCGGCGGCTACGGCGTGACGCTGGAATGCGGCCAGCACGACGACCCGCAGGCGGTGCAGGTGGCGCGGCACGCGATTTTGCAAACGCTGGGCTTGCTGGGCCTGATCGCGCAGCCGCCGGCGCCGGAGCCGGCCGAACGCGAGATCCTGCGGCTGGTCGACGTGATGGACAAGGGTCACGCGGGCGACACCTTCAGCCGCGAATGGCGCAGCTTTGACGCCGTCAAGCGCGGCGAGGTCATCGGCACGCGCCACGGGGGCGAGGCCGTCACCGCGCCGGCCGACGGCTTTGTGGTGTTCCCCAACCCGCGGGGTGAAGTCGGCCAGGAGTGGTTTTATTTCGCGCAGCGGCGGGTTTGA
- a CDS encoding LysR substrate-binding domain-containing protein, which translates to MEFRHLRYFLVLAEELHFGRAARRLSISQPPLSLNIQQLEASVGARLLTRNSKSVQLTAAGQAFVPAARALLEQAARAAGHARDVGQGMAGSLAIGFSGTMLYSGLPHILERFQAQHPLLRLTLKELSSSEQLIELAHDRLDLGFVHTTRVPPELSQILVSSQAFVCCLPAGHALARKRSLSLSALQGEPFAVVSRAVSPDYHDRILAICTEAGFYPEIRYELRHWLSVVSLVSQGMGVALVPAALRQSAMAGAAFVPLDAGTTPYDTHCLWKTARDHQALDAFVDAVRAIAPSPPKPD; encoded by the coding sequence ATGGAATTCCGCCATCTTCGTTATTTCCTCGTCCTGGCTGAAGAGCTGCACTTCGGCCGGGCGGCCCGGCGCCTGTCGATTTCGCAGCCGCCGCTGTCGCTGAACATCCAGCAGCTTGAAGCGTCCGTCGGCGCCAGGCTGCTGACCCGCAACAGCAAGTCGGTGCAGCTCACCGCTGCGGGCCAGGCCTTTGTGCCGGCGGCGCGTGCCCTGCTGGAGCAAGCCGCCCGGGCGGCAGGCCATGCGCGCGACGTGGGGCAGGGCATGGCCGGCAGCCTGGCCATCGGCTTTTCGGGGACGATGCTGTACAGCGGCCTGCCGCACATCCTGGAGCGCTTTCAGGCCCAGCACCCGCTGCTGCGCCTCACATTAAAAGAGCTCAGCTCCAGCGAGCAGTTGATCGAGCTGGCGCACGACCGGCTGGACCTCGGCTTTGTGCACACCACACGCGTGCCGCCCGAGCTCTCGCAAATCCTCGTTTCCAGCCAGGCCTTTGTCTGCTGCCTGCCGGCGGGCCATGCGCTGGCGCGCAAGCGGTCACTCTCGCTGTCGGCCCTGCAGGGCGAGCCTTTTGCGGTGGTGTCGCGCGCGGTCTCGCCCGACTACCACGACCGCATCCTGGCGATCTGCACCGAAGCCGGCTTTTACCCGGAGATCCGTTACGAACTGCGGCATTGGCTGAGCGTGGTGTCGCTGGTGTCGCAAGGCATGGGCGTGGCGCTGGTGCCGGCGGCGCTGCGGCAGTCGGCCATGGCGGGCGCGGCATTTGTGCCGCTGGATGCCGGCACCACACCCTACGACACGCATTGCCTGTGGAAAACCGCGCGCGACCACCAGGCGCTGGACGCGTTTGTCGACGCGGTGCGGGCCATCGCGCCTTCACCGCCGAAGCCGGATTAA